One Dromiciops gliroides isolate mDroGli1 chromosome 3, mDroGli1.pri, whole genome shotgun sequence DNA segment encodes these proteins:
- the SON gene encoding protein SON isoform X6 has product MATNIEQIFRSFVVSKFREIQQELSSGRVEGQLNGETNPPVEGNQSGDAAACARSLPNEEIVQKIEEVLSGVLDTELRYKPDLKEASRKSRCVSVQTDPTDEIPTKKSKKHKKHKSKKKKKKKEKEKEKKYKRQSEESESKLKSHHGGNVGLESDSYLKFDSEPSVMGLEHPVRALGLPKPPAVMLKSPTMTLGLNESPAVALEPPTMAVEVSEPHTLVALKPASVGELSELHATLVPEPFTLERPESSVAVTLESSVKQTLESPAVMPVPTTTVVPKSSEAHVTVSSEYNARSVPKYLEIPSSEQSKTTLLEPPASKVLELSETCVVTASETSAEFHPRSSSMTALELPESSVTEILRLPEQSTAIPLLSVEPPTTTVLELSKPSAVPEMPGPPTAPVLELPGPPTAPVPESPGPPVTSVPELLRTPTTSVQELPSPPVTSVLELPGPPVTSVLELPGPSVTSVPEVPGPPVIPVPEVPVPEVPGSPVASVLEFRGPPATPVQVPELPGPPVTLVPELPGPPATLVRVPELPGPSATPVLELSQDLPGLPAPSMVSELPQEVPRQPTMALEMPQELPGLPVVTTALELPGQPVATVPLELAEQPVMTTEPEQPTVMPALELPGQPEVTAAAGLPGQPVATIAPELPGQPEVPELRGLPSVTGVSELPGQPSTTVAQELPGQSGALGQPVATGALELLGQPVASELSGQPTVAAALELPGQPVATVALEISGHSVMTTSDLPTMTVSQSLEVPSTTALEPYSTVAQELPTTLVGETSVTVSVDPLMAPESHMLTSNTMDSQMLASNTMDSQMLASNTMDSQMLASNTMDSQMLASNSMDSQMLASNSMDSQMLASNSMDSQMLASNSMDSQMLATSTMDSQMLATSTMDSQMLATSTMDSQMLATSTMDSQMLATSTMDSQMLATSTMDSQMLATSTMDSQMLATSTMDSQMLASSTMDSQMLASSTMDSQMLASSTMDAQMLASSTPESSMLGPKSPDPYRLAQDPYRLAQDPYRLGHDPYRLGHDPYRLGQDPYRLGHDPYRLAPDPYRMSPRPYRIAPRPYRIAPRPYRLAPRPLMLASRRSMMMSYAAERSMMSSYAAERSMMSYERSMMSPMAERSMMSAYERSMMSAYERSMMSPMAERSMMSAYERSMMAYERSMMSPMAERSMMSMGADRSMMSSYSDRSMMSSYSDRSMMSSYTADRSMMSMTADSYADSYTDSYTEAYMVPPLPPEEPPTMPPLPPEEPPMTPPLPPEEPPEGPSLPVEQSALPVENTWATAGTALLSEEPALPPEPPVMQTEIPESTMSDYSVGAPEPSVLTSESAVTVSEPPPEPESSMTSTSLESHMTQEHAIIGPQAAVLSSVPSTVSETSILPTEHTEPPIVTESVETFEPILASGPISEQMIYLTEVAVPEPSDMAVPEVVVPEPTETVIPEPAELAVQGPAEVAVQGPAEVTFQGSDEVVVQGSADVAVQRPEEATFQGLAEVAFQGPTEVAVQGPTEVAVQGPTEVEVQGPTEVVDQGPTEVVDQGPTEVTVQGPAEVMLQEPATVVVQEPAMVVPELIAAVPEPTMVEVAVPEPTVLESSATVSEGPVVVPEPTPVVESTVMTSEPVIKRTDVVSSVESNLSQQTTIQEMSIQSSEEANNEKMHLESHSYESIHHVNIVLDVNSPLIAKETEHNIVSATSPVSEIGMEKFLPGSETDLNTVLTTCPSEVNIVGTVSTTSSHIHELDVKGTTKEIELYATSVTSSVSKADVEGPLPTQEIEHDMVISTSPSGGSEADIEGPLPANDTHRDVLSANNLLGKTDPEASLPVKESEHDTVITISHKDGSEAEKETPLSAKNTEQESAANICDLNDADLVRPLLPKDMERVANLRTDIEGPLSASGVERDIVTTASPVVISLPERASESSSEEKDDYEIFVKVKDTHDKSKKTKSRDKGEKERKRDSSLRSRSKRSKSSEHKSRRRTSESRSRARKRSSKSKSHRSQTRSRSRSRRRRRSSRSRSKSRGRRSLSKEKRKRSPKHRSKSRERKRKRSSSRDNRKVARARSRTPSRRSRSHTPSRRRRSRSVVRRRSFSISPVRRSRTPSRRSRTPSRRSRTPSRRSRTPSRRRRSRSVVRRRSFSISPVRLRRSRTPLRRRFSRSPIRRKRSRSSERGRSPPKRLTDLDKAQLLEIAKANAAAMCAKAGVPLPPNLKPAPPPTVEEKVAKKSGGATIEELTEKCKQIAQSKEDDDVIVNKPHVSDEEEEERPFYHHPFKLNEPKPIFFNLNIAAAKPTPPKNQVTLTKEFPVSSGSQHRKKEADSVYGEWVPVEKNGEENKDDDNVFSSNLPTEPVDISTAMSERALAQKRLSENAFDLEAMSMLNRAQERIDAWAQLNSIPGQFTGSTGVQVLTQEQLANTGAQAWIKKGQMLVAAFLPRSVPALLFTTLRPPRPRINS; this is encoded by the exons ATGGCGACAAACATCGAGCAGATCTTCAGGTCCTTCGTGGTCAGTAAATTCCGGGAAATTCAGCAAGAGCTTTCCAG tgGCAGGGTTGAAGGCCAGCTGAATGGTGAAACAAACCCACCTGTTGAAGGAAACCAGTCAGGTGATGCAGCTGCCTGTGCAAGGAGCCTACCAAATGAAGAAATAGTACAGAAGATAGAAGAAGTGCTGTCTGGGGTCCTAGACACAGAATTGCGATATAAACCAG atttaaaGGAGGCCTCCAGAAAAAGTAGATGTGTATCTGTACAAACAGACCCTACTGATGAAATTCCcaccaaaaaatcaaagaaacataaaaagcacaaaagtaaaaagaagaaaaagaagaaagaaaaagagaaagagaaaaaatacaagaGACAGTCGGAAGAATCTGAGTCAAAGCTGAAATCTCATCATGGTGGGAACGTAGGGTTAGAGTCTGATTCCTATTTGAAGTTTGATTCAGAGCCCTCAGTAATGGGGCTGGAACACCCTGTAAGAGCACTTGGGCTGCCTAAGCCCCCTGCAGTAATGTTGAAGTCACCAACAATGACATTGGGACTGAATGAATCCCCTGCAGTTGCTCTGGAACCTCCTACAATGGCAGTAGAGGTATCAGAACCACATACTTTAGTAGCACTGAAGCCAGCTTCAGTTGGGGAATTATCAGAACTACATGCAACATTAGTCCCAGAACCCTTCACGTTAGAGCGACCAGAGTCATCTGTGGCTGTAACACTGGAATCATCTGTGAAACAGACATTGGAATCTCCTGCAGTGATGCCAGTGCCTACTACAACAGTTGTGCCGAAGTCATCTGAGGCACATGTGACAGTATCATCAGAATACAATGCAAGATCTGTGCCGAAGTATTTGGAGATTCCATCTTCAGAGCAGTCAAAGACCACATTGCTCGAGCCTCCAGCATCAAAAGTGCTAGAGTTATCAGAAACTTGTGTGGTAACAGCATCAGAAACATCTGCAGAGTTCCATCCCAGGTCAAGCTCGATGACAGCTTTGGAGTTGCCAGAGTCATCTGTAACTGAAATTCTGAGATTGCCTGAGCAATCTACAGCAATACCATTGTTGTCTGTGGAGCCTCCTACAACTACAGTGTTGGAGTTGTCCAAACCATCTGCAGTGCCAGAGATGCCTGGGCCCCCAACAGCACCAGTGCTGGAGCTGCCAGGACCCCCCACAGCGCCAGTGCCAGAGTCGCCAGGACCTCCTGTGACATCGGTGCCGGAGCTGCTGAGAACCCCCACAACGTCAGTGCAGGAGCTACCATCGCCTCCCGTGACATCGGTGTTGGAGCTTCCAGGGCCTCCCGTGACATCGGTGTTGGAGCTTCCAGGGCCTTCTGTGACATCGGTGCCAGAGGTGCCAGGCCCTCCTGTGATTCCGGTGCCAGAGGTGCCGGTTCCAGAGGTGCCAGGGTCTCCTGTGGCATCGGTACTAGAGTTTCGGGGGCCCCCTGCAACACCGGTGCAGGTTCCGGAGTTGCCGGGGCCCCCCGTGACACTGGTGCCAGAGTTGCCAGGGCCCCCTGCGACACTGGTACGTGTACCAGAGTTGCCGGGGCCCTCAGCAACACCAGTGCTTGAGTTGTCACAGGATTTGCCTGGGCTTCCAGCACCATCGATGGTGTCGGAGTTGCCTCAGGAGGTGCCAAGGCAACCCACGATGGCGCTGGAAATGCCGCAAGAGTTGCCTGGGCTGCCTGTGGTGACAACAGCATTGGAGTTGCCAGGGCAGCCTGTGGCGACTGTGCCTTTGGAATTGGCAGAACAACCTGTGATGACAACAGAGCCGGAGCAGCCTACAGTGATGCCAGCGCTGGAGTTGCCGGGGCAACCTGAGGTGACAGCAGCAGCAGGGTTGCCTGGGCAGCCTGTGGCTACAATAGCACCAGAGTTGCCTGGGCAGCCTGAGGTACCAGAGTTGCGGGGGCTGCCTTCGGTGACTGGGGTGTCAGAGTTGCCAGGGCAGCCCTCAACAACTGTGGCACAGGAGTTGCCGGGGCAGTCTGGGGCACTAGGGCAGCCTGTGGCAACTGGGGCGCTGGAGTTGCTGGGGCAGCCTGTAGCATCAGAGCTGTCAGGGCAACCCACAGTAGCTGCAGCGCTAGAGTTGCCAGGGCAGCCTGTGGCAACTGTGGCGCTAGAAATATCAGGTCATTCTGTGATGACAACGTCAGATCTGCCAACGATGACCGTTTCTCAATCCCTGGAGGTGCCTTCAACGACAGCGCTGGAACCATACAGTACAGTAGCACAGGAGCTACCTACAACATTAGTGGGGGAGACATCTGTAACAGTATCAGTGGATCCCCTGATGGCCCCTGAGTCCCATATGTTAACTTCCAATACCATGGACTCCCAGATGTTAGCTTCCAATACCATGGACTCCCAGATGTTAGCTTCCAATACCATGGACTCCCAGATGTTAGCTTCCAATACCATGGACTCCCAGATGTTAGCTTCCAACAGCATGGACTCCCAGATGTTAGCTTCCAACAGCATGGACTCCCAGATGTTAGCTTCCAACAGCATGGACTCCCAGATGTTAGCTTCCAACAGCATGGACTCCCAGATGTTAGCAACTAGCACCATGGACTCCCAGATGTTAGCAACTAGCACCATGGACTCCCAGATGTTAGCAACTAGCACCATGGACTCCCAGATGTTAGCAACTAGCACCATGGACTCCCAGATGTTAGCAACTAGCACCATGGACTCCCAGATGTTAGCAACTAGCACCATGGACTCCCAGATGTTAGCAACTAGCACCATGGACTCCCAGATGTTAGCAACTAGCACCATGGACTCCCAGATGTTAGCCTCCAGCACCATGGACTCCCAGATGTTAGCCTCCAGCACCATGGACTCCCAGATGTTGGCCTCCAGCACCATGGATGCACAGATGTTGGCATCCAGTACACCAGAGTCCTCTATGCTAGGTCCTAAGTCACCTGATCCCTACAGGTTAGCCCAAGATCCATACAGGTTAGCCCAGGATCCATACAGGTTAGGTCATGACCCTTACAGGTTAGGTCATGACCCATATAGATTAGGACAGGACCCCTATAGGTTAGGCCATGATCCCTATAGGCTAGCTCCTGACCCTTACAGAATGTCACCCAGGCCATATAGGATAGCACCCAGGCCATACAGAATAGCACCCAGGCCTTATAGATTAGCACCCAGGCCCCTAATGTTAGCATCTAGGCGCTCTATGATGATGTCATATGCTGCTGAACGCTCTATGATGTCATCCTATGCTGCTGAACGTTCCATGATGTCTTATGAACGTTCTATGATGTCACCAATGGCTGAGCGCTCTATGATGTCAGCCTATGAACGTTCAATGATGTCAGCTTATGAGCGCTCTATGATGTCTCCCATGGCTGAGCGCTCTATGATGTCAGCTTATGAGCGTTCTATGATGGCTTATGAGCGTTCCATGATGTCTCCAATGGCCGAGAGATCAATGATGTCCATGGGTGCTGACCGCTCCATGATGTCATCCTATTCTGACCGTTCCATGATGTCATCTTATTCTGACCGTTCCATGATGTCATCTTATACTGCTGACCGCTCAATGATGTCTATGACTGCTGATTCCTATGCTGATTCCTATACGGATTCATATACTGAGGCTTATATGGTGCCACCTTTGCCTCCTGAGGAGCCCCCTACTATGCCACCTTTACCACCAGAGGAGCCCCCTATGACACCACCATTACCTCCTGAGGAGCCCCCTGAGGGACCATCATTACCTGTTGAGCAGTCAGCATTACCTGTTGAAAACACATGGGCCACTGCTGGAACAGCATTACTCTCTGAAGAACCAGCTTTGCCCCCTGAGCCTCCTGTGATGCAGACAGAGATTCCAGAGTCTACAATGTCTGATTATTCTGTAGGAGCTCCAGAGCCCTCAGTGTTAACATCAGAGTCTGCTGTAACTGTCTCAGAGCCACCACCAGAGCCAGAGTCTTCAATGACATCAACATCTTTAGAGTCTCATATGACACAAGAACATGCTATCATAGGGCCACAGGCAGCTGTCCTATCTTCTGTGCCCAGTACAGTGTCAGAAACTTCTATACTACCTACAGAACACACTGAGCCTCCTATTGTGACAGAGTCAGTGGAAACCTTTGAGCCCATTTTAGCATCTGGGCCTATCTCAGAACAGATGATATATCTGACTGAGGTGGCAGTCCCAGAGCCCTCAGACATGGCAGTCCCAGAGGTGGTGGTCCCAGAGCCAACAGAGACAGTAATCCCAGAGCCAGCAGAGTTGGCGGTCCAGGGGCCAGCTGAGGTGGCAGTCCAGGGGCCAGCTGAGGTGACATTCCAGGGGTCAGATGAGGTGGTGGTCCAGGGGTCAGCTGATGTGGCGGTCCAGAGGCCAGAAGAGGCAACTTTCCAGGGACTGGCTGAGGTGGCTTTCCAGGGCCCAACAGAAGTGGCGGTCCAGGGGCCCACAGAGGTGGCAGTCCAGGGGCCCACAGAGGTGGAGGTCCAGGGGCCCACAGAGGTGGTGGACCAGGGGCCCACAGAGGTGGTGGACCAGGGACCGACAGAGGTGACCGTCCAGGGTCCAGCAGAGGTGATGTTGCAGGAGCCAGCCACAGTGGTGGTTCAGGAGCCTGCCATGGTGGTCCCAGAGCTGATTGCAGCAGTCCCAGAGCCGACCATGGTGGAAGTGGCTGTGCCAGAACCCACAGTCCTAGAGTCATCTGCAACAGTGTCTGAAGGTCCTGTGGTGGTTCCAGAGCCTACACCAGTGGTGGAGTCCACAGTTATGACTTCAGAACCTGTTATTAAAAGAACAGATGTAGTCTCATCTGTTGAGTCTAATCTTTCTCAACAAACCACCATACAGGAAATGTCCATTCAGTCAAGTGAAGaggcaaataatgaaaaaatgcatctGGAGAGTCATTCTTATGAAAGCATACACCATGTAAATATAGTCTTGGATGTAAATAGTCCTTTAATTGCAAAAGAGACAGAACATAACATTGTTTCTGCCACTAGCCCTGTTAGTGAAATTGGTATGGAGAAATTTTTGCCTGGCAGTGAGACTGATCTTAACACAGTGTTGACCACCTGCCCTAGTGAAGTTAATATAGTTGGAACTGTATCTACCACCAGTTCCCATATTCATGAACTTGATGTAAAGGGAACTACTAAGGAGATTGAACTTTATGCAACATCTGTTACCAGCTCAGTAAGTAAGGCTGATGTTGAGGGTCCTTTACCCACTCAAGAGATTGAACATGACATGGTAATTTCAACTAGTCCTAGTGGTGGTAGTGAAGCTGATATTGAGGGACCTTTGCCTGCTAATGACACTCACCGTGATGTATTGTCTGCTAATAATCTACTTGGTAAGACTGATCCAGAAGCATCATTACCTGTGAAAGAGAGTGAACATGATACGGTAATTACTATCAGCCATAAAGATGGTAGTGAAGCAGAGAAAGAGACGCCACTCTCTGCTAAAAACACTGAACAGGAGTCTGCTGCCAACATTTGTGATCTTAATGATGCAGATCTAGTAAGACCTTTACTTCCCAAGGATATGGAACGTGTCGCAAACCTTAGGACTGATATAGAGGGACCTTTGTCTGCAAGTGGAGTTGAACGTGACATAGTAACTACTGCCAGCCCTGTTGTTATTAGCTTACCTGAAAGAGCTTCAGAGTCTTCAtcagaagaaaaagatgattATGAAATCTTTGTGAAAGTTAAGGACACACATGACAAGAGCAAAAAAACTAAAAGCCGTGATAAaggtgagaaagagaggaaaagagattcTTCATTAAGATCTCGAAGTAAACGCTCTAAATCTTCAGAACACAAATCACGTAGACGCACAAGTGAATCCCGTTCAAGAGCAAGAAAGAGATCATCTAAATCTAAGTCTCATAGATCCCAAACTCGTTCACGATCACGTTCAAGACgtaggaggagaagcagcagATCAAGATCAAAGTCAAGAGGAAGGCGTTCTTTATCAAAAGAGAAACGTAAAAGGTCTCCAAAACACAGGTCTAAGtctagggaaagaaaaaggaaaagatctagCTCTAGAGATAATCGGAAAGTAGCCAGAGCTCGAAGTCGTACACCTAGTCGTCGTAGTAGAAGTCATACTCCTAGTCGACGAAGAAGGTCTAGGTCTGTGGTCAGAAGAAGGAGCTTTAGCATTTCTCCTGTTCGCCGGAGCCGCACCCCAAGTCGCCGGAGCCGTACCCCAAGTCGCCGGAGCCGCACCCCAAGTCGCCGGAGCCGCACCCCAAGCCGTCGAAGAAGATCTAGATCTGTGGTAAGACGAAGAAGCTTTAGTATATCACCAGTTCGACTAAGACGATCACGGACACCCTTGAGGAGGCGTTTTAGTAGATCTCCTATTCGCCGAAAACGATCCAGATCTTCTGAAAGAGGCAGGTCACCACCTAAACGTCTGACAGATTTGG ATAAGGCTCAACTACTTGAAATAGCCAAAGCTAATGCAGCTGCCATGTGTGCTAAGGCTGGTGTTCCTTTACCGCCAAACCTAAAACCTGcacctccaccaacagtagaaGAGAAAGTTGCTAAAAAGTCAGGAGGAGCCACAATAGAAGAGCTCACTGAG AAATGCAAACAGATTGCACAAAGTAAAGAAGATGATGATGTTATAGTGAACAAGCCCCATGTTtcggatgaagaggaggaagaacgTCCTTTCTATCATCATCCCTTTAAACTCAATGAACCTAAACCCATTTTTTTCAACTTAAAT ATTGCTGCTGCAAAACCAACTCCACCAAAAAATCAGGTAACATTGACAAAAGAATTTCCTGTATCATCTGGCTCTCAACACAGAAAAAAGGAAGCAGATAGTGTCTATGGCGAGTGGGTTCCTGTAgagaaaaatggtgaagaaaacaAAGACGATGATAATGTCTTCAGCAGCAATTTGCCTACTGAG ccTGTGGACATCTCTACAGCAATGAGTGAACGTGCACTTGCTCAGAAGAGACTTAGTGAAAATGCATTTGACCTTGAAGCCATGAGCATGTTAAATCGAGCGCAAGAACGG ATTGATGCCTGGGCTCAACTAAACTCAATACCAGGCCAGTTCACAGGAAGTACAGGAGTACAAGTTTTGACACAAGAACAGTTGGCAAATACTGGTGCTCAAGCCTGGATAAAAAAG GGCCAAATGCTTGTAGCTGCCTTCTTGCCCCGGTCAGTGCCAGCCCTACTATTCACAACACTGCGGCCACCGAGGCCTAG GATCAATTCTTAA